In Perca fluviatilis chromosome 14, GENO_Pfluv_1.0, whole genome shotgun sequence, a genomic segment contains:
- the vgf gene encoding neurosecretory protein VGF yields the protein MIGYHDASSALTLLVLLMGASLLHPSTPNPINTPGDVNYPHRDTPPAKDPETGSIQKEEAEEEEELFKDVDPKTLAAVLLEALNHSWVGERREGRERDDGMEDGEEMKAETGEPTREEAYRGVRTMETEGANRDRDGRQELELLMGKEREREEEEERKRAQEEEEKMTEKVTSRTTSQTVQVQREQPASLDERGENGQGAAPPNIPGQGSNEEEEQLSPEELRNLETMMKEFPRLNAATKRDGDSERNQRESRGYSSYNDIMPIGKGADLAMTKKKLKWQEETQKGLSFPTFRGGNFMDDFDQNDNYAGGNAVQSPLPAEQDAMEDDEPAEEEEEEDEEALSPEEEEAQAKAEQEEMRRQAAEAQRAKMEEEKLADIASDMLLRYMVKQNNGNRKYSAPLSNAAEDKRSDEEQEVMEEDDIDPQTIDKLIEISNKLHLPADDVVDIISDVEKKKKKDVLPEAGSRWQRPPTPLSSPFASTNGFSASQIPTGQNGFPVSKQPSPAVNLLKTWLQEKSQTKSPDLWNKPSKPLSASPNHWPKPQKPLSIKQDLWLKSPKSVWTGYPLYPYKYPSYYQRKLYPDYYPIYYPPPPRPKPRYYIPKPALALNNFLGNSVDDTYSFPPRRRYHSWVQPRLRRPPAGLQRRPYYASYRFQPLPIPKPRSPPRMPAITPRQKFYYPAPAAPAVTRNEDYNVAGKQPDSSKHDDLEKYIQQILMKGQMLE from the coding sequence ATGATTGGGTACCACGATGCCTCAAGTGCCCTTACCCTCCTAGTCCTCCTGATGGGGGCGTCCCTCCTCCATCCGTCTACCCCCAACCCCATCAACACCCCTGGAGATGTCAATTACCCACACAGAGATACTCCTCCTGCAAAGGATCCAGAGACAGGATCAATACAGAAAGAAGAggcagaggaagaagaggagctcTTTAAGGATGTGGATCCCAAAACACTAGCGGCAGTTTTACTTGAGGCACTGAATCACTCATGGGTaggggaaaggagggagggaagggagCGTGACGATgggatggaggatggagaagAAATGAAGGCTGAGACGGGGGAGCCTACAAGAGAAGAAGCTTACAGAGGAGTGAGAACGATGGAGACGGAGGGagcaaacagagacagagatggcCGACAGGAGCTGGAGCTGCTAATGGGGAAGGAGcgggaaagagaggaggaagaggagaggaagagagctcaggaggaagaggagaagatgaCAGAAAAGGTGACCAGTCGTACCACGAGTCAGACAGTCCAGGTCCAAAGAGAGCAGCCCGCTAGTTTAGACGAAAGAGGGGAGAATGGGCAGGGCGCCGCCCCCCCAAACATCCCCGGACAAGGTAGcaatgaggaggaggagcagctcAGCCCCGAGGAGCTGAGGAACCTCGAGACCATGATGAAGGAGTTCCCTCGTTTAAACGCCGCCACTAAGAGGGACGGCGATTCGGAGCGAAACCAGAGAGAGAGCCGAGGCTACAGCAGCTACAACGACATCATGCCGATCGGCAAAGGCGCCGACCTCGCCATGACTAAGAAGAAACTGAAATGGCAAGAGGAGACGCAGAAAGGCCTGAGCTTCCCAACATTCAGGGGAGGCAACTTCATGGACGACTTTGATCAAAACGACAACTACGCCGGCGGTAACGCAGTGCAGTCCCCGCTTCCGGCAGAGCAGGACGCGATGGAAGACGACGAACCCgcggaagaggaggaagaggaagacgaGGAGGCGTTGAGTcccgaggaagaggaggctcaGGCTAAAGCGGAGCAGGAGGAGATGAGGAGGCAGGCGGCCGAGGCACAGAGAGccaagatggaggaggagaagttGGCCGACATCGCCTCGGACATGCTGCTGCGCTACATGGTCAAACAGAACAACGGGAACAGGAAGTACAGCGCGCCTCTGTCCAACGCCGCCGAGGACAAGCGCTCCGACGAGGAACAGGAAGTGATGGAGGAGGACGATATTGACCCCCAGACCATCGACAAGCTGATTGAGATCTCCAACAAGCTCCACCTCCCCGCTGACGACGTGGTGGACATCATCAGCGAcgtggagaagaagaagaagaaagacgtGCTGCCCGAGGCGGGGTCTCGTTGGCAGCGGCCTCCGACGCCGCTGTCGTCTCCTTTCGCGTCAACCAACGGCTTCTCGGCGTCGCAGATTCCAACTGGTCAAAACGGCTTCCCCGTCTCTAAGCAACCCTCCCCAGCTGTCAATCTCCTCAAAACATGGTTGCAGGAGAAATCGCAAACCAAATCGCCGGATCTTTGGAACAAACCGTCCAAGCCTCTGTCAGCCAGTCCAAATCATTGGCCCAAACCTCAGAAGCCTCTGTCAATCAAGCAGGACCTCTGGCTCAAATCCCCCAAGTCTGTTTGGACCGGATACCCTTTGTACCCCTACAAGTACCCATCCTACTACCAGAGGAAGCTGTACCCGGACTACTACCCCATCTATTATCCTCCTCCCCCCAGACCCAAACCCCGTTACTACATCCCCAAACCCGCTCTCGCCCTCAACAACTTCCTGGGAAATTCCGTGGATGACACCTACTCCTTCCCTCCCAGGCGCCGTTACCACAGCTGGGTCCAACCTCGGCTGAGGCGTCCCCCCGCCGGCCTCCAGCGGAGGCCGTACTACGCCAGCTACCGCTTTCAGCCGCTGCCCATCCCCAAACCTCGTTCCCCTCCCCGAATGCCTGCGATCACTCCGCGACAGAAGTTCTATTACCCAGCCCCAGCGGCACCCGCGGTGACGAGAAATGAAGATTACAACGTGGCTGGAAAGCAGCCGGACAGCAGCAAGCATG